From Anopheles arabiensis isolate DONGOLA chromosome 3, AaraD3, whole genome shotgun sequence, a single genomic window includes:
- the LOC120899730 gene encoding protein seele, protein MHFTVPYRYLIAVLGLTIVLAPSLTNGQMGDIARPIESKELKCLVCKASMAEMELAASKVDPNKKVEVGDYRLDTTGESKKKKKILYAKSEMYLTEMMETVCDRMDDYAKARYKKTGRPVVMKMMTDGGMNPDMANVNFVQEGDLNKTLKHLCLEIVETYDEDIIRMFQEEVVKDTDIRLCSQVAKYCKEQPIDEEYEYEESEESRDEL, encoded by the coding sequence atgcatttcaCCGTCCCGTACCGTTATCTGATCGCCGTCCTCGGGCTAACGATTGTGCTGGCACCGTCCCTTACCAATGGACAGATGGGCGATATTGCACGGCCCATCGAAAGCAAGGAGCTGAAATGTCTCGTCTGCAAAGCGTCGATGGCGGAGATGGAGCTGGCCGCGTCGAAGGTGGACCCGAACAAAAAGGTCGAGGTGGGCGACTATCGGCTCGACACGACGGGCGAatcgaaaaagaagaaaaagatccTGTACGCCAAGTCGGAGATGTACCTGACCGAGATGATGGAGACGGTGTGCGACCGGATGGACGATTACGCGAAGGCCCGCTACAAGAAGACCGGCCGGCCGGtggtgatgaagatgatgaccGACGGCGGCATGAACCCGGACATGGCGAACGTGAACTTTGTGCAGGAGGGCGATCTGAACAAGACGCTCAAGCACCTGTGCCTGGAGATTGTGGAAACCTACGACGAGGACATTATCCGGATGTTCCAGGAGGAGGTGGTGAAGGATACGGACATTCGGCTGTGCTCGCAGGTGGCCAAATACTGCAAGGAGCAACCGATCGACGAGGAGTACGAGTACGAGGAAAGCGAAGAGAGCCGGGATGAGCTGTAA
- the LOC120905141 gene encoding zinc finger protein 34-like, whose product MSILTDSCSSEIIPKAPCIICEERIGAMGSILCPETDTAMLDKIYASTNIRVHPRKGIITPVCECCRTRIDDYDASFKPYLTEYVAVPGECFPEDAFSVSVDPLADASFKEQSSSNDYVLDKGKDVVDGLVSDNQDLCNDVTSARGNAVKRGQKRKAATSWQNMSSFRKPSECSVCGKQVKSMSDHMKVHSTDKKYKCTFCDKSFAQSNNLAYHLRKHTGEKPYKCDKCDKQFINKPHLLSHLKLHYDQKVFQCEVCSKLFNHVGNFNKHRRVHCGEKPYACEYCEMRFSNSSNKKAHEKRHRDEGTIVCEVCSKRFHDMHHLERHRTVHRKSRKGEH is encoded by the exons ATGTCCATATTAACTGATTCTTG CTCCTCAGAAATAATCCCAAAGGCACCGTGCATCATATGTGAAGAACGAATCGGTGCGATGGGATCGATCCTTTGCCCGGAAACGGACACCGCAATGCTGGACAAAATCTACGCAAGTACAAATATTCGCGTCCACCCTCGCAAAGGAATCATTACGCCTGTGTGCGAATGTTGTCGTACTCGGATCGACGATTATGATGCATCTTTTAAGCCCTACCTGACGGAATATGTTGCGGTGCCGGGTGAGTGTTTCCCCGAAGATGCGTTCAGCGTATCCGTTGATCCTTTGGCAGATGCATCGTTTAAAGAACAGAGCAGTAGTAATGATTATGTATTAGATAAGGGAAAAGACGTGGTGGACGGGTTGGTTTCGGATAATCAAGATTTGTGCAATGATGTTACATCTGCCCGCGGTAATGCAGTAAAGCGGGGACAGAAGCGTAAAGCAGCAACGAGCTGGCAAAACATGTCCAGTTTTAGAAAACCATCCGAATGCTCCGTTTGTGGCAAGCAGGTAAAATCGATGTCGGATCATATGAAAGTTCACAGCACCGACAAAAAGTACAAATGCACCTTCTGTGATAAATCGTTCGCCCAAAGCAACAATCTCGCGTACCACTTGCGGAAACATACGGGCGAAAAGCCGTACAAGTGTGATAAATGTGATAAACAGTTCATCAATAAGCCGCACCTACTGTCTCATTTG AAGCTACATTACGACCAGAAGGTATTCCAGTGCGAAGTATGTTCGAAGCTGTTCAATCATGTAGGAAACTTCAACAAACACCGGCGAGTGCACTGCGGTGAAAAACcgtacgcttgcgagtactgTGAGATGCGCTTCAGCAACAGTTCCAACAAGAAAGCGCACGAAAAGCGGCACCGCGACGAAGGAACTATTGTCTGTGAGGTGTGCTCGAAACGCTTCCACGATATGCACCACCTGGAACGCCACAGAACGGTGCATCGGAAGAGCCGGAAAGGAGAACACTGA